The Blattabacterium sp. (Cryptocercus kyebangensis) region GGAATTATTTTAATTAAAAATGATTCTAAAAGTGATTTTTATATGAAGTATTATAATTCTGATGGAAAAGAAAGTACAATGTGTGGAAATGGAGGACGTTGTGCGATTTCTTTTTCAAAAAAATTAGGAATAACAAAAGAAAATAAAATTTATTTTAGAGCTATAGATGGAATTCACTATGGAATAATACAGGATAAAAATTTGATTTCCATGAATCTAATGGATATAGAAATAAATACGATAAAAATTTATCCAAAATATGTTTTCTTGAATACGGGATCTCCACATCATGTTCTTTTTGTAAAAAATATTCAAAAAATAGACGTTTATAAAAAAGGTAGAAAAATTAGAGTTCAGAAACCTTATGATGAAGAAGGAGTCAATGTTAATTTTGTGGAAGTTCTTGGAAGTAATACGATAAAAGTACGGACTTACGAAAGAGGAGTGGAAAACGAAACTTTATCTTGTGGAACAGGAGTTACAGCTTCTGCTATTGCAGCTTATGAAACAGGAACTATTCCATATCTTGATTCTTATGGAAAAGTTTTAGCTTACACTTTAGGAGGAAAGTTATGGATTTCATTTAAAAAAATACATGATCAATATAAAGAAATAAATTTAACAGGCTCTGTTCAATTTATTTTTGAAGGGTATATTAATATTTAATGATAAAAAATTATGGATAATAAAAACCGTTATTCAATAAATGATAAATCTATAAGATTTCTTAATAAATATTTAAATAGTTTTTCCCCAACTGGATACGAAAGTGAAGGTCAAAAAATATGGAAAGATTATATTAGTTATTATGTAGAAAAAATAGAAACTGATTTGTATGGAACCGTTGTAGGAGTTATTAATCCTAGTCATTCTCCTTACAAATTAATAATTGAAGCTCATGCGGATGAAATATCTTGGTATGTGAATTATATAACAGAAGACGGATTAATCTATGTTTCTAGAAATGGAGGGTCTGATCATCAAATAGCTCCATCGAAAAGAGTCGTTATACACACAGAAAAAGGGTTAGTAGATGGTGTATTTGGTTGGCCAGCTATTCATACAAGAAAATCTTTAGAAGAAAAAAACCCTAATTTAGATAATATTTTTATAGATATTGGGGCTTTTGATAAAAAAGAAGTAGAAAAAATAGGCGTTCATGTAGGATGTTTCATCACATATCCTGATGAATTTTTTATTATGAATCATAATTATTTTGTTTGCAGGTCTTTGGATAATAAAATAGGAGGATTTATAATTGCAGAAGTAGCAAAAATGATAATAGAACATGGAATTGATTTACAATTTGGATTGTATGTGGTGAATTCTGTTCAAGAAGAAGTAGGATTGAGAGGGGCTAAAATGATCTCTCATGCAATAAATCCTCATATAGCTATTGTTACTGATGTAACACATGATACTTACACTCCGATGATTGATAAAAAAATACAGGGAGATATTAAATGTGGTTTAGGACCTGTGATCGGATATGCTCCTTCAATACATAAAAATCTTAGAGAATTCATTATTGATACTTCTAAGAATCAAAAAATTTCTTTTCAACGTTTGGTTTCATCTAGATACACGGGAACCGATACAGATGCTTTTGCTTATTCTAATAAGGGAGTTTCCTCTTCTTTAATTTCCATACCTCTTAAATATATGCATACCACAGTAGAAATGGTACATAAAAAAGATGTGGAAAAAACGATACAATTAATTTTTGAAACCTTAAAAGGAATTAATTATTCCAAAGAAAAATTTTTCATAGATTGAATCGAAAATGGATAATATCTCCATCTTTAATAAGATAATTTTTTCCTACTAAAAATGTTTTCCCTGCTTTTTTCGCTTTTTCTTCTGATCCATATTTTATAAAATCTTTGTAATGAATAATTTCTGCACAAATAAATCCTTTTTTTAAATCTGTATGTATCACAGAAGCAGCTTGGTAAGCGGTACAATTATTTGGAATAGACCAAGCACGTATTTCTTCTTTTCCTATTGTAAAAAAACTTTGTAAATTTAATAATTGATATGATTTCTTGATAATCATATCAATTCCTGAAATATGATTTTTTTTCAACGATAAAACTACTAAAGTTGATTTTTCCTTTTCTACCATTTTTTTTATTTTTTTTAGATTAGGATTATTTTCCTCATCTATATTGCATACATAAAGAACAGGTTTAATTGTTAGTAACTGTAAATCATCTATGTACTTTTTTTCATTATTTTTAAATGGAAATGTTCTAATATTTTTTCCTTCTTTTAGAAAAGAAAAAATTTTTTTTAGTAGTATAGTACTTACAGATTTTTTATTTTTAGAAGTTTTTTCTAATCTCTTTTCTATCGTTTCTAGATCTTTGAATTGTAATTCTATATCAATAATTTCTTTATCCCTAATTGGATTTATTTCCCCCTCTACATGAAGTACACGAATATCGTTAAAACAACGAATCATATGGATGATAACACTTGTTTCACGAATATGGGATAGAAATTTATTCCCTAATCCTTCTCCTTTATGTGATCCTTTAATTAATCCAGCAATATCTACTATTTTTATTTTGGATGGAACTATTTTTTTTGGATTAATCAAGGTTTTTAATTCATACAATCTTTGATCTGGAACTTTCGTAATTCCATAATTAGGCTCTATGGTACAAAAAGGAAAATTTTTTGATAAAGCTTTAGAATTAGAAATAAGATTAAATAATGTTGATTTTCCTATATTTGGAAGACCAATAATTCCACATTTCATTGATGATTAAAATATTTTATTTACACTGATAAATTTAACTAATAGAATATCCATAATATACTAGTTCTTATTTTTGGGTAAAAAAACTTAGACTAACAATATTTTCTGTGAAATTTACAATTTTTTGTAAATAAAAAAGAAGTATTTTATCGTATTTCTATATATTATTATGAAAAATGAAAAAAAAGAAATGCCGTTTTGGGAACATATTGAAGAGCTCAGAAAACATATGATTCATAGTTTATGTGCAATTATAATTGCAACTATTATTTTGATGAATAATAAATATGTTATATTTGATTATATTCTTTTTGGTCCAGCAAAAACGGATTTCATTACTTACCGTATATTTTCTAAATTAGAATTTCTTTTTTTTGGAATAAATCATGATCCTATTTCTTTTTTTTCAAAAAATTTAGAAATACAAAATAGACAAATATTTGGTCAATTTAATATGTATATATGGACCTGTTGTATCGGAGGATTTATTTTATCTTTTCCTTACATATTTTATGAATTTTGGAAATTTATAAAACCTGCTCTTTCTGATGAAGAAAGAAAATATTCTCGGGGAATCATTATTATAGTCACATTTCTATTTATATCTGGAATTCTTTTTGGTTATTTTGTATTATGTCCATTTTTAATTCATTTTGGTTATACATTTAGAATTAGTTCCATTCCAAAAAATATATTTGATTTATCGGATTATATATCTTTGATGATGCATTCTATGCTATCTATGGGAATAACTTTTTTATTCCCAATTTTGATTTTTTTTCTTACTAAAATAGAATTAATAACCTATACATTCTTGAAAAAATATAGAAAACATGCTTTTTTGATGATCTTAATCATCGCTTCTGCAATTACACCTGGAGATATTTTAAGTACGATAATCGTTTTAATTCCTCTATTAATTCTTTATGAATTAAGTCTTTATATTTCTTTTTCTTTTTCTAAAAGAAAATAAAAAACCCCTTTAAAATCAAGAGGTTTTTTATGATTATTTTTTTATTGTTATTTCAACATATCTTCCTTTACTCTTCTTTTTTGCATATTTTCTTAATCCTCTAATTTCCATTCTAGAAGGATCTACTCCTTTGGATACCAAAGCTTCAAATACAGAATTCGCTCTTCTTAAGGATAATCTTTTATTATAAGAATATTTTCCATAAGAATCTGTATATCCATTTATATAAAATTTAGAATTAGGAAGTTTTTTGATCATAATTTCAGAAATATTATCAATAATTCCTAATGAACTAGAAGATAATGTATCTTTTCCAAGATCAAATAAAATAGGATTGAAAATTATTTTATCTGGACATCCTTTATTTTCTTTTGTTCCATATTTGTTGGGACAAAGATCTTCAATATCTGGAATATTATCAGAATCTGTATCTGGACATCCTTTAAATTTTTTTAATCCAAATTTATCAGGACATGAATCCTCTTTATCTAAAATACCATCATAATCTAAGTCTTCTTTTTCGCAGCAAATTTTATTTTCATATTCCGAATTTTCTAGAATATTTTTATCCTCTTTCTCCTCTTTTTTTTCTATTATAGAAGGTAAGTAAGAATCTTCTTTATTGATTTCTATTATTTTCTTTTGTTCCTTATTATCATAATTATCAGAATAATTTTCATGTACCCCTCCGAAACGGAATACTAAACCCATGGAATGTTTACAAAAATTTAAATAATCTCTTGAATGAGTTGCAAATACATGATTATAGGTACTTTGAATGTTAATACCAAAATTAGATACAATCCAAAAATTGATACCCAATCCTCCATCTAATAGAAAAAAATCTTTCTTATTCAATTTATAAAATTTGGATCCTGAAATTCTTAATATTTTATTTTTATAATTAAATTTATGATAACCACCTCCTAATCTAAAATAAGGATCAAACCAATATTGAGGTAAAAAATAGAAATTAATTCCAGGACCAAATTTCAAGAAAAATCCATCTATTATTTTCCATCTATTATTGTCTACCATTCCTAAAGAACCCTCTAAATATAACCCCAGATTTTTATTTATATTATGCACCAATTCTACATTAGAAAAAATAGGATTGATACTATTATTTTTTTTGTGTAAAAAAAATTTAATAGGATAACTTCTTGGATAATAGTTAATATCATTCGCACCTATTCGAATAGACCATTTTTTCTTAGAATGAGAATATTGAGAGGATACAGACGAAAGTAAAACAAAAAAAGCAATAATAAAAAAATTGAATTTTTTTTTCATAGAATTATAATTTCTTTGAATTTGAACCTAAACAAATATAAATTATATATATGATTTTAAAAATTATCTTTTGAAAGATTGTCTAATTTCACGAACAATATCTCTATTTCTTATAGATTCACGCTTATCATATATTTTTTTCCCCTTTGCTAAAAAAATTTGTACTTTCACATATCCTTTTTCACTAAAAAATAATTTAGTAGGAATAATAGTTAATCCAGGTAATTTTAACTTTTTTTCTATTTTTATTAATTCTTTTTTAGTTAACAATAACTTTCTTTCTCTTCTGCTTTGGTGATTCCAAGTAGTTCCAAACTTATATTCAGAAATATACATGTTAATAGAATACAATTCTCCATTTTTTATTTGACAAAAACTTTCCGTTATATTAGCTTTATTTTGTCTTATAGATTTAACTTCAGTACCAAACAGTTGAATTCCAGCTATATATTCTTCTATTAATTTATATTGAAATTTTGCTTTTCTGTTTAGAATACTCATAATTAATTGTTACTTTTGTGCAAAAATAAAATTCTATAAATTTTTTTAAAATTATGAATATAAATTTACGTATACGTTATTTAAAAAACTTATGTACTCAAGTAAGAAGAGATATATTACGTATGGTAAATAACGCAAATTCTGGACATCCTGGTGGATCTTTAGGATGTACAGAATTCTTTGTTGCTTTATATCAAGAAATAATGCATTACGATCCAAAAAAATTTTCTATGGAGGGGAAAAAAGAAGACTTCTTTTTTTTATCAAATGGACATATATCTCCTGTTTATTATAGTGTATTAGCTCGTTCTGGTTTTTTTTCTATAAAAGAATTATCTTCTTTTAGAAAATTAAATTCTCGTTTACAAGGACATCCTTCTGTACATGGAAATCTTCCAGGAATACGAATTTCTTCAGGATCCTTGGGGCAAGGGATGTCTGTATCGATTGGTGCTGCTATATCTAAAAAACTTAGTAAAGAGAATAATAGTATTATTTATAGTTTACATGGAGATGGAGAATTGAATGAAGGACAGATATGGGAATCTGTTTTATATGCAGGATCTAGAGGTATAGATAATTATATAGCTACTGTAGATTATAATAGACAACAAATAGATGGAAATACCGATGAAGTTCTTCCTCTTGGAAATCTTAAAAAAAAATTCGAATCTTTTGATTGGAAGGTTTTAGAAGAATTAAAAGGAAATAATATTGAAAAAGTGATTAATATTTTAAAAAAAGCAAAAAATGAGACTGGAAAAGGAAGACCTATCTTAATTATCCTATATACCGAAATGGGATATGGTGTAGATTTTATGGTAGGGAATAATGTATGGCATGGAAAATCTCCTAATGAAGAGGAATTAAAAAAAGCACTATTACAGCTTCCTGAAACCTTTGGAGATTTTCCAAAAATATAAAAGGATTATGATAAAAATATATGAAAATAAAGGATTCAAAGAAACCAGAGCTGGATTTGGAAATGCTTTGTCTTTATTAGGTAGAAAAAACAATAAAGTAGTAGCATTATGTGCAGATCTTACCAGTTCTCTATTTATGAATCGTTTTTCTAAAGAATTTCCTGAACGATTTTTTCAAATTGGAATTGCAGAGGCTAATATGATTGGAATAGCTGCGGGCCTAAGCATTGGTAAATATATTCCTTTTGCTGGAACATTTGCCAATTTTGCAACATCTCGTGTATATGATCAGATACGTCAATCCATTGCTTATTCTTATAAAAATGTGAAAATATGTGCTTCTCACTCCGGATTGACTCTTGGTGAAGATGGAGCTACACATCAAAGTTTAGAAGATATTGGAATGATGAAAATGCTCCCTGGTATGACAGTGATTAATACTTGCGATTATAACCAAACTTATGCAGCTACTTTAGCTATAGCCAATTATTTAGGACCAGTATACTTCCGATTTGGAAGGCCTTCCGTAGCTAATTTTACGGATAAAAATCAAATATTTGAAATTGGAAAAGCCGTTCTTTTAACAGAAGGAAAAGATATTACTATTGTAAGTACAGGTCATTTAGTATGGGAATCTTTAGAGGCGGCTAGGATATTGTATGAAAAAAAGGGAATAACTTGTGAAGTTATTAATGTTCATACAATAAAGCCATTAGATGAAAAAATAATTTTAAATTCCATTGATAAAACAAAATGTATTGTAACAGCAGAAGAACATAATTATTTTGGAGGATTAGGAGAGAGTATAGCTAGAGTAATTACGACTAAAAGACTTTCTGTCCATCAAAGTTTAGTAGCGGTTAACGATACTTTTGGTGAAAGTGGGAAACCGATGGAGTTATTAAAAAAATATAAAATTGATCGAGATTCTATTATGAATCATGTAAAAATTTTATTAGAAAAAAAAAAGAATCAATAAAAAAAATTTGGAAATCAAAAATATACAAAAACTAGTTCATAATTGGGTTGTAAATCATGGAATACGTTATTTTGATATATTAACCAATACCATTCTTTTATCTGAAGAAGTAGGTGAAGTTTCTAGAATTATTGCTAGGAATTATGGAGAACAATCCTTAAAAAAAAATTGTAAAGAAAAAGAAGATCTTGGAGAAGAATTATCCGATGTTTTGTTTGTCTTACTTTGTTTAGCTAATCAAACTGGAATTAATTTGGAAGAATCTTTTCATAAAAAATTAAAAAAAAAAAAATCTAGAGATCATGAAAGACACCATAAAAATGAAAAATTAAAATAAGAAATATGCCTTCTTATATAAAAATTCACAAAAAAAGGAAAAAATTATACGGTTCTATATCTATAACGGGATCTAAAAGTATATCTAACCGTCTTTTAATTTTAAAAGCTATTTATAAAGATGATATTCATATTGAAAATATTTCTAACTGTGAAGATACAAAAGTTTTAGCCAAAAGTTTGGATAGTACTTCTAAAATATTAAACATTCATCATTCCGGAACTGCTATGCGTTTTTTAACTTCCTATTTGTCTATACAAGAAGGAAAAGAAGTCATATTGACAGGGTCAAATAGAATGAAAGAAAGACCTATATCTGTTCTTGTAGATTCTTTAAAAAAATTAGGATCGGAAATTATTTATTTAGAAAAAATTGGATATCCACCAATAAAAATTATTGGTAAGAAAATTTTAGGAGGAGAAATAGATATCAATGCTAGAATTAGTAGTCAGTATATTAGTTCTTTAATGTTAATATCTAGTAAATTTAAAATGGGATTAAAAATATCTTTAAAAGAAGATATTACATCAATGCCATATATAAAAATGACTTTTGATTTATTAACTATAGCAGGAATAAAAATATCATGGAAAGAAAAAGTCATTCATATTTATCCAGGAAAAGAAAAAGGAAAAAAATATTTTTCTATAGAATCAGATTGGAGTTCTGCATCTTATTATTACTCAATGGCTAGCATAGTAAAAAAAAGTAATATAACTTTAAGTTACTATAAAAATGAAAGTTTACAAGGAGATAGAGAAGTTTCTTCCATCTATGAAAAATATTTTGGAATATCCACAATTTTTGAAAAAAGTAGAATAACATTAAGTAAGAAGTTAAATTTTACTCAACCTAGAGTCATTAATTTAGATTTAAATAAAACTCCAGATCTTGCACAAACTATTGTTGTCACTTGTGCTTTTCTTGGTGTTAAGTGTTATTTAAAAGGTTTAGAAACCTTAAAAATTAAAGAAACAGATCGTTTGGAAGCTTTAAAAAATGAATTATTAAAATTTGGGGTGATTACCAAAATCACAAGTTCTTGTTTAGAAATAATAGATTTTTTTCCAAAAAAAATGGATTCTTCTATCATAATAAAAACTTATCAAGATCATAGAATGGCTATGGCTTTTTCTTCATTTGGATTATCTTATTCTCTGAAAATAGAGGAACCAAAAGTTGTGGAAAAATCATATCCAAATTTTTGGATGGATTTGAAATATTTAGGTTTTTCAATTGATTATGATGAGGAATAAAGAATTCTCCTTGCTGTAATAAATCTATTTTTCCAATATTTTTGATACAATCGAGAAATAAGGACTCCTGATGTAGAGGCGTGAATAAAGAATATGTTATTATGACTTATATGGATTACCATTCCTACATGATTAATTTTTTTTCTAAATTTTCCTGTAGCAAAAAATAAGAGATCTCCTTTTTCTATATATTTTTTAGGGACCAAAAAACCTTTTTTAGCTTGATTGGAAGATATACGTGGTAATGAAATCTTATAAGATGCAAAAACATTTTTTATGAGAGCAGAACAATCTATTCCATTTTTAGTGTTTCCACCATATCTATATGGAGTATACATATAATTTTTAGCTTCTTCAATAAGAAAATCCATTTTCTTTTTTAGAAAAAATTTATTTTTAATAATTTGAAAATAGTCTTTCTTATCGTAGTATGGATTCTGTTTCTTTTTTCTGAAAGAAATTTTTTCAGAATTTTTCTTATATACCATATCTCCATGTAATAACGGAATAGAAAAAAAATGAGAATAGAATACAAAAAATAAAAAAATTTTAGAATTTATGATCGGAATAATTTTTTCTTTTTTTTATCTTTTTCAAGAGAAATTCTAATAAATTATTAATAGAGATTCAAATTTAAATAAAATACTTGTATTAAATGTAAAAAAAATTAAATTTGTATCCTGGCCCATTCGTCTATTGGTTAGGACGTCAGGTTTTCATCCTGGAAAGAGGGGTTCGATTCCCCTATGGGCTATCAAAATACTGGATTATTCCTATGGCAAATCATTTATCTGCATTAAAGAGAATTAGACAAAATCATACTAGACGTTTGCGTAATAAATATGTATATAAAAGCACAAGAACTTCTATTAAACAATTAATAAAAGGGGTAAAAAAAAAGGAAGAGTATTCTAAGGTTTTTTCTATGATAGATAAATTATCTAAAAAAAATATCATACATATGAATAAAGCAGCAAGGTTAAAAAATAAATTAAGAAAAAATTTATTGATCAATAAGTTTTCCTAAGTCAATAACGAATAATAATAATGATGGTACTTTTTTTTTATAGGTTGTTATAACTATTCTTTCTACTTTTTAGAAAAAGTATAATTCTTTTTTTCTTTGTTTTTCCTAAAAATCAACAAAATGAGAATAAGTCCCTATTCTCCGATAGGAATATTTGATTCTGGAATTGGAGGAATTCTTATAGCTAAAGAAATTAAAACCTATATGCCTAATGAATGGATTATTTATTTTGGAGATACTAAAAACATGCCTTACGGAAATAAGTCTAAAGATTTTATTAGAAATAATTCTATAAAAATTGCTTCTTTCCTTTACAAAAAAAAATGTAAAGCTATAGTAATAGCTTGTAATTCTATAACTTCTAATGCTTTAGATTTGATTAAAAAAGAATTTTATAAAAAAATATTAATATTCAATGTTATAGATCCCATAGTAAAAAATAAAATATTTCTTTCTTCTAAAAGAATAGGAATAATGGGGACTACGGCTACCATACATTCCAATTTTTATCATAAAAAAATTAAGAAATATTTTCCTCACTTAGATATTATTCAAATATCTACACCTTTGTTAGCTACAATAATTGAAAATGGATTTGAAAAAATAAAGATTAATTCTATCATCAAATATTATTTGAATCATCTACAATCAATAGATACGTTATTATTAGCTTGTACTCATTACTTATTTTTGAAAAAAAAAATAAATAATTTTTATCATGGTAAAGTACGTTTAATAGATATACAAAAAATTGTAGTTCAGGAAATCAAAAAAAAATTATGTGATAATAATTTATTATGTATTCATCCCAAAAAATGGAATAATAATACAATTTTTTATACATCTAGTTCAATTTCTCC contains the following coding sequences:
- the rpsT gene encoding 30S ribosomal protein S20, translating into MANHLSALKRIRQNHTRRLRNKYVYKSTRTSIKQLIKGVKKKEEYSKVFSMIDKLSKKNIIHMNKAARLKNKLRKNLLINKFS
- a CDS encoding M42 family metallopeptidase, yielding MDNKNRYSINDKSIRFLNKYLNSFSPTGYESEGQKIWKDYISYYVEKIETDLYGTVVGVINPSHSPYKLIIEAHADEISWYVNYITEDGLIYVSRNGGSDHQIAPSKRVVIHTEKGLVDGVFGWPAIHTRKSLEEKNPNLDNIFIDIGAFDKKEVEKIGVHVGCFITYPDEFFIMNHNYFVCRSLDNKIGGFIIAEVAKMIIEHGIDLQFGLYVVNSVQEEVGLRGAKMISHAINPHIAIVTDVTHDTYTPMIDKKIQGDIKCGLGPVIGYAPSIHKNLREFIIDTSKNQKISFQRLVSSRYTGTDTDAFAYSNKGVSSSLISIPLKYMHTTVEMVHKKDVEKTIQLIFETLKGINYSKEKFFID
- the dapF gene encoding diaminopimelate epimerase; its protein translation is MKLNFFKYQGTGNDFIILDIRKKRIPECRPTFFTKLCNRRFGIGADGIILIKNDSKSDFYMKYYNSDGKESTMCGNGGRCAISFSKKLGITKENKIYFRAIDGIHYGIIQDKNLISMNLMDIEINTIKIYPKYVFLNTGSPHHVLFVKNIQKIDVYKKGRKIRVQKPYDEEGVNVNFVEVLGSNTIKVRTYERGVENETLSCGTGVTASAIAAYETGTIPYLDSYGKVLAYTLGGKLWISFKKIHDQYKEINLTGSVQFIFEGYINI
- a CDS encoding transketolase; translation: MNINLRIRYLKNLCTQVRRDILRMVNNANSGHPGGSLGCTEFFVALYQEIMHYDPKKFSMEGKKEDFFFLSNGHISPVYYSVLARSGFFSIKELSSFRKLNSRLQGHPSVHGNLPGIRISSGSLGQGMSVSIGAAISKKLSKENNSIIYSLHGDGELNEGQIWESVLYAGSRGIDNYIATVDYNRQQIDGNTDEVLPLGNLKKKFESFDWKVLEELKGNNIEKVINILKKAKNETGKGRPILIILYTEMGYGVDFMVGNNVWHGKSPNEEELKKALLQLPETFGDFPKI
- the murI gene encoding glutamate racemase — encoded protein: MRISPYSPIGIFDSGIGGILIAKEIKTYMPNEWIIYFGDTKNMPYGNKSKDFIRNNSIKIASFLYKKKCKAIVIACNSITSNALDLIKKEFYKKILIFNVIDPIVKNKIFLSSKRIGIMGTTATIHSNFYHKKIKKYFPHLDIIQISTPLLATIIENGFEKIKINSIIKYYLNHLQSIDTLLLACTHYLFLKKKINNFYHGKVRLIDIQKIVVQEIKKKLCDNNLLCIHPKKWNNNTIFYTSSSISPFFKEQVRIHFGEKILFKKPILNFF
- a CDS encoding MazG nucleotide pyrophosphohydrolase domain-containing protein yields the protein MEIKNIQKLVHNWVVNHGIRYFDILTNTILLSEEVGEVSRIIARNYGEQSLKKNCKEKEDLGEELSDVLFVLLCLANQTGINLEESFHKKLKKKKSRDHERHHKNEKLK
- a CDS encoding 3-phosphoshikimate 1-carboxyvinyltransferase — protein: MPSYIKIHKKRKKLYGSISITGSKSISNRLLILKAIYKDDIHIENISNCEDTKVLAKSLDSTSKILNIHHSGTAMRFLTSYLSIQEGKEVILTGSNRMKERPISVLVDSLKKLGSEIIYLEKIGYPPIKIIGKKILGGEIDINARISSQYISSLMLISSKFKMGLKISLKEDITSMPYIKMTFDLLTIAGIKISWKEKVIHIYPGKEKGKKYFSIESDWSSASYYYSMASIVKKSNITLSYYKNESLQGDREVSSIYEKYFGISTIFEKSRITLSKKLNFTQPRVINLDLNKTPDLAQTIVVTCAFLGVKCYLKGLETLKIKETDRLEALKNELLKFGVITKITSSCLEIIDFFPKKMDSSIIIKTYQDHRMAMAFSSFGLSYSLKIEEPKVVEKSYPNFWMDLKYLGFSIDYDEE
- a CDS encoding OmpA family protein, whose product is MKKKFNFFIIAFFVLLSSVSSQYSHSKKKWSIRIGANDINYYPRSYPIKFFLHKKNNSINPIFSNVELVHNINKNLGLYLEGSLGMVDNNRWKIIDGFFLKFGPGINFYFLPQYWFDPYFRLGGGYHKFNYKNKILRISGSKFYKLNKKDFFLLDGGLGINFWIVSNFGINIQSTYNHVFATHSRDYLNFCKHSMGLVFRFGGVHENYSDNYDNKEQKKIIEINKEDSYLPSIIEKKEEKEDKNILENSEYENKICCEKEDLDYDGILDKEDSCPDKFGLKKFKGCPDTDSDNIPDIEDLCPNKYGTKENKGCPDKIIFNPILFDLGKDTLSSSSLGIIDNISEIMIKKLPNSKFYINGYTDSYGKYSYNKRLSLRRANSVFEALVSKGVDPSRMEIRGLRKYAKKKSKGRYVEITIKK
- the tatC gene encoding twin-arginine translocase subunit TatC, producing MKNEKKEMPFWEHIEELRKHMIHSLCAIIIATIILMNNKYVIFDYILFGPAKTDFITYRIFSKLEFLFFGINHDPISFFSKNLEIQNRQIFGQFNMYIWTCCIGGFILSFPYIFYEFWKFIKPALSDEERKYSRGIIIIVTFLFISGILFGYFVLCPFLIHFGYTFRISSIPKNIFDLSDYISLMMHSMLSMGITFLFPILIFFLTKIELITYTFLKKYRKHAFLMILIIASAITPGDILSTIIVLIPLLILYELSLYISFSFSKRK
- a CDS encoding C40 family peptidase, whose amino-acid sequence is MDFLIEEAKNYMYTPYRYGGNTKNGIDCSALIKNVFASYKISLPRISSNQAKKGFLVPKKYIEKGDLLFFATGKFRKKINHVGMVIHISHNNIFFIHASTSGVLISRLYQKYWKNRFITARRILYSSS
- a CDS encoding redox-regulated ATPase YchF; the encoded protein is MKCGIIGLPNIGKSTLFNLISNSKALSKNFPFCTIEPNYGITKVPDQRLYELKTLINPKKIVPSKIKIVDIAGLIKGSHKGEGLGNKFLSHIRETSVIIHMIRCFNDIRVLHVEGEINPIRDKEIIDIELQFKDLETIEKRLEKTSKNKKSVSTILLKKIFSFLKEGKNIRTFPFKNNEKKYIDDLQLLTIKPVLYVCNIDEENNPNLKKIKKMVEKEKSTLVVLSLKKNHISGIDMIIKKSYQLLNLQSFFTIGKEEIRAWSIPNNCTAYQAASVIHTDLKKGFICAEIIHYKDFIKYGSEEKAKKAGKTFLVGKNYLIKDGDIIHFRFNL
- a CDS encoding transketolase family protein; translation: MIKIYENKGFKETRAGFGNALSLLGRKNNKVVALCADLTSSLFMNRFSKEFPERFFQIGIAEANMIGIAAGLSIGKYIPFAGTFANFATSRVYDQIRQSIAYSYKNVKICASHSGLTLGEDGATHQSLEDIGMMKMLPGMTVINTCDYNQTYAATLAIANYLGPVYFRFGRPSVANFTDKNQIFEIGKAVLLTEGKDITIVSTGHLVWESLEAARILYEKKGITCEVINVHTIKPLDEKIILNSIDKTKCIVTAEEHNYFGGLGESIARVITTKRLSVHQSLVAVNDTFGESGKPMELLKKYKIDRDSIMNHVKILLEKKKNQ
- the smpB gene encoding SsrA-binding protein SmpB encodes the protein MSILNRKAKFQYKLIEEYIAGIQLFGTEVKSIRQNKANITESFCQIKNGELYSINMYISEYKFGTTWNHQSRRERKLLLTKKELIKIEKKLKLPGLTIIPTKLFFSEKGYVKVQIFLAKGKKIYDKRESIRNRDIVREIRQSFKR